Proteins found in one Onychomys torridus chromosome 21, mOncTor1.1, whole genome shotgun sequence genomic segment:
- the LOC118571505 gene encoding uncharacterized protein LOC118571505 has protein sequence MTPELGSAGPGPAVCVPLLATSPCAAQGPSSAGGGVGVPRKHWRAGPQGGRVPCVLGSGGWRWEDSFGEAKGGEVVASGEGLFMCGIVDQETRRWECGRAPGLPRAVRAGRGLTSGSPWPGAGRKLVGLYLLPCAGARAGQCQPQAPGERGVLAPTQIAEPRAQFRSEAVPGAGSMCIAWGKAEETHCLPAAVLRGAGDCKADDDG, from the exons ATGACACCGGAGCTGGGTAGCGCTGGGCCGGGCCCGGCCGTGTGCGTCCCTCTCCTGGCCACCTCCCCCTGCGCGGCCCAGGGCCCcagcagtgctgggggtggggtgggggtgcccaGGAAGCACTGGAGAGCTGGTCCCCAGGGCGGCCGTGTGCCCTGCGTGTTGGGGAG CGGGGgttggaggtgggaggacagcTTCGGGGAGGCGAAGGGCGGGGAGGTGGTGGCGAGTGGGGAGGGGTTGTTTATGTGTGGGATAGTGGACCAGGAGACACGTAGGTGGGAGTGTGGCCGTGCGCCCGGACTGCCACGGGCGGTGCGGGCTGGCCGCGGGCTCACGTCCGGGTCTCCGTGGCCTGGAGCTGGCCGAAAGCTTGTAGGGTTATATCTGCTGCCGTGCGCGGGTGCCCGCGCTGGGCAGTGTCAGCCCCAGGCCCCAGGGGAGAGAGGCGTGCTCGCTCCAACCCAGATCGCGGAGCCCAGAGCCCAGTTTCGGTCCGAGGCTGTTCCCGGGGCAGGTTCGATGTGCATTGCCTGGGGGAAGGCGGAGGAGACGCACTGCCTGCCTGCGGCTGTTCTCAGAGGAGCCGGCGACTGCAAAGC GGATGATGATGGGTGA
- the LOC118571506 gene encoding protein SOGA3-like, translating into MRGTAPAGSGSWGRSRPGREKRIQVHLLAFLLSAFSPFPSSSPAAAASRQPREDAREREVSPSACQPARLCAVRRGSHRGGGGGGGSGSIAPALSPQPRRPRGWGWLRARGSGSGRGLSSGSAMAGAADVRCGAEAGAGAAARSAVAGTAATAAAARGLARPRRGDHAPFWLAPLRVPSALAAREAGFGAQPGAGGANHRRPSRRGQRVGEAGRPRPGSALGSRGPRDPRQQRAGPPAQCQRVCPSSVRRPRPLR; encoded by the exons ATGCGG GGGACGGCGCCGGCGGGTAGCGGTAGCTGGGGCCGCTCGCGTCCTGGCCGGGAGAAACGGATCCAGGTCCACCTCCTCGCGTTCCTGCTCTCCGccttctccccctttccctcctcctcccccgccgccgccgcctcccggCAGCCCAGGGAGGATGCCCGGGAGAGGGAAGTCAGTCCTTCTGCCTGTCAGCCTGCGCGGCTATGCGCGGTGCGGCGCGGCTCTCAtcgaggcggcggcggcggcggcggctccggCAGCATCGCCCCCGCCCTCTCCCCGCAGCCGCGGCGGCCGCGGGGCTGGGGCTGGCTCCGGGCTCGGGGCTCGGGCTCCGGGCGGGGGCTGAGCTCAGGCTCGGCGATGGCCGGGGCTGCGGACGTGCGCTGCGGAGCCGAGGCCGGGGCTGGAGCTGCGGCTAGATCGGCGGTGGCAGGGACAGCggcgacggcggcggcggcgcgggggTTGGCGCGGCCGCGGCGCGGGGACCATGCTCCCTTCTGGCTCGCTCCTCTCCGGGTACCGTCTGCTTTAGCTGCGAGGGAGGCGGGCTTCGGCGCGCAGCCAGGGGCGGGCGGAGCCAATCACCGGCGCCCGAGTAGGCGGgggcagagggtgggggaggCGGGGCGCCCCCGGCCCGGCTCAGCGCTCGGCTCCCGGGGCCCCAGGGATCCCCGGCAGCAGCGCGCCGGGCCCCCGGCTCAGTGCCAGCGGGTGTGTCCATCGTCGGTCCGCCGCCCCCGCCCCCTGCGGTGA